One genomic segment of Flexivirga aerilata includes these proteins:
- a CDS encoding ATP-binding cassette domain-containing protein: protein MITAQGIELRAGSRILLENATFRVAPGDRVGLVGRNGAGKTTLTKVLAGEGQPAAGTVTASGEVGYLPQDPRTGDLSMIARDRILSARGLDVVIRDLRAAETAMADEDDERRERAMRRYARLDAEFLGKGGYAAESEAASLASSLGLPARILDQPLQTLSGGQRRRVELARILFSGAETLLLDEPTNHLDADSIVWLRDYLKTYSGGLIIISHDVEMLDTVVTRVFHLDANRGELDLYNVGWKAYLQQRETDERRRRRERQNAEKKASALLAQAEKMRYKATKATAAQNMIRRAERMLDGAEGGRQQDRVAKLRFPTPAASGKTPLTAEGLSRSYGSLEIFTDVDLAIDRGSKVVVLGLNGAGKTTLLRILAGIDDPDTGAVIPGHGLKLGYYAQEHENLDLDRSVLDNMKSAAPDLGETDTRKVLGSFLFSGDDVDKPARVLSGGEKTRLSLALLVVSAANVLLLDEPTNNLDPASREEILAALRGFEGAVVLVTHDAGAVDALEPERVLLLPDGVEDLWGPDYADLVELA from the coding sequence GTGATCACCGCACAGGGGATCGAACTGCGCGCGGGGTCACGCATCCTGCTGGAGAACGCGACCTTCCGGGTGGCGCCCGGGGACCGGGTCGGACTGGTCGGACGCAACGGAGCGGGCAAGACCACGCTCACCAAGGTGCTCGCCGGTGAGGGACAACCGGCCGCGGGCACGGTGACCGCGTCGGGCGAGGTCGGCTACCTGCCGCAGGACCCGCGCACCGGGGACCTGTCGATGATCGCGCGGGACCGGATCCTGTCGGCTCGTGGACTCGACGTCGTGATCCGCGACCTGCGCGCCGCCGAGACCGCGATGGCGGACGAGGACGACGAGCGCCGGGAGCGCGCGATGCGCCGTTACGCCCGGCTGGACGCGGAGTTCCTCGGCAAGGGCGGGTATGCCGCAGAGTCCGAGGCAGCCTCGCTCGCGTCCTCGCTCGGCCTGCCGGCACGCATCCTCGACCAGCCGCTGCAGACCCTCTCCGGTGGTCAGCGCCGGCGGGTCGAGCTGGCCCGCATCCTCTTCTCCGGCGCCGAGACCCTGCTGCTCGACGAGCCGACCAACCACCTGGACGCCGACTCGATCGTCTGGTTGCGCGACTACCTCAAGACCTATTCCGGTGGGCTGATCATCATCAGCCACGACGTGGAGATGCTGGACACCGTCGTCACCCGGGTGTTCCACCTCGACGCCAACCGCGGCGAACTCGACCTCTACAACGTCGGCTGGAAGGCCTACCTGCAGCAGCGCGAGACCGACGAGCGGCGCCGGCGCCGGGAGCGGCAGAACGCCGAGAAGAAGGCATCCGCGCTGCTCGCCCAGGCCGAGAAGATGCGCTACAAGGCGACCAAGGCCACCGCCGCCCAGAACATGATCCGCCGCGCCGAGCGCATGCTCGACGGTGCCGAGGGCGGTCGCCAGCAGGACCGGGTGGCCAAGCTGCGCTTCCCGACGCCGGCCGCCTCGGGCAAGACCCCGCTCACCGCCGAGGGGCTGTCGCGGTCCTACGGGTCGCTCGAGATCTTCACCGACGTCGACCTGGCGATCGACCGCGGCTCCAAGGTCGTCGTGCTCGGCCTCAACGGCGCCGGCAAGACGACGCTGCTGCGCATCCTTGCCGGGATCGACGACCCGGACACCGGCGCCGTCATACCCGGTCATGGACTGAAGCTCGGCTACTACGCACAGGAGCACGAGAACCTCGACCTGGACCGGTCCGTGCTGGACAACATGAAGTCGGCGGCGCCGGACCTGGGGGAGACCGACACTCGCAAGGTGCTGGGGTCGTTCCTCTTCAGCGGGGACGACGTGGACAAGCCCGCCCGGGTGCTGTCGGGCGGGGAGAAAACCCGGCTTTCCCTTGCGCTGCTTGTGGTTTCGGCGGCGAATGTGCTCCTGCTCGACGAGCCGACCAACAACCTCGACCCGGCGTCGCGCGAGGAGATCCTCGCGGCGCTGCGCGGCTTCGAGGGCGCCGTGGTCCTCGTCACCCACGACGCCGGCGCGGTGGACGCGCTCGAGCCGGAGCGGGTGCTGCTGCTGCCCGACGGCGTCGAGGACCTCTGGGGTCCGGACTACGCCGACCTGGTCGAGCTCGCCTGA
- the ypfJ gene encoding KPN_02809 family neutral zinc metallopeptidase, translating to MTFNDNANIGGGNVGSGGSGGGGGGLGGGMMPGGIAVGGVGGVILMILMVLFGGNITGGGSGGTTGGGNAGQINSDPNNPYGGGQIDPGNDSIQQQLDQCTTGKQANENDTCLIKATVASVEGFWKVYLPAATRQQYSPAKTIVYSGSTTSGCGQASSAMGPFYCPVDKQVYVDAGFFQELQSQYGSDGGQLAKEYVLAHEYGHHIQDILGLLGRAQQDPQGEQSGSVRTELQADCFGGIWAAYADGSRNGKNGVTIDPLLKPLTSKDIDSALSAAAAVGDDRIQQKAQGRVTPESWTHGSSAARQKWFKTGYETGDINQCNTFDAPSVE from the coding sequence GTGACGTTCAACGACAACGCCAACATCGGTGGCGGGAACGTCGGCAGCGGGGGCAGCGGCGGCGGCGGAGGTGGTCTCGGCGGCGGCATGATGCCGGGCGGCATCGCGGTCGGCGGTGTCGGCGGCGTGATCCTGATGATCCTGATGGTGCTGTTCGGCGGCAACATCACCGGTGGCGGCTCCGGCGGCACGACCGGCGGCGGTAACGCCGGCCAGATCAACTCCGACCCGAACAACCCCTACGGCGGCGGCCAGATCGACCCGGGCAACGACTCGATCCAGCAGCAGCTCGACCAGTGCACCACCGGCAAGCAGGCCAACGAGAACGACACCTGTCTCATCAAGGCGACCGTCGCGAGCGTCGAAGGCTTCTGGAAGGTCTACCTGCCGGCGGCGACGCGACAGCAGTACTCGCCGGCCAAGACCATCGTCTACTCCGGCTCCACCACCTCCGGCTGCGGGCAGGCGAGCAGTGCGATGGGCCCGTTCTACTGCCCCGTCGACAAGCAGGTGTATGTCGACGCCGGCTTCTTCCAGGAGTTGCAGAGCCAGTACGGCTCCGACGGCGGCCAGCTCGCCAAGGAGTACGTCCTCGCCCACGAGTACGGCCACCACATCCAGGACATCCTCGGACTGCTCGGCCGCGCCCAGCAAGACCCGCAGGGCGAGCAGTCCGGCTCGGTGCGCACCGAACTGCAGGCCGACTGCTTCGGCGGCATCTGGGCGGCGTATGCCGACGGCTCGCGCAACGGCAAGAACGGCGTGACGATCGACCCGCTGCTCAAGCCGCTTACCTCCAAGGACATCGACTCCGCGCTGTCGGCCGCGGCGGCCGTCGGCGACGACCGCATCCAGCAGAAGGCCCAGGGCCGGGTGACGCCGGAGAGCTGGACGCACGGTTCGTCGGCGGCGCGGCAGAAGTGGTTCAAGACCGGTTACGAGACCGGCGACATCAACCAGTGCAACACCTTCGACGCGCCGAGCGTGGAGTGA